One window of the Anolis sagrei isolate rAnoSag1 chromosome 5, rAnoSag1.mat, whole genome shotgun sequence genome contains the following:
- the TMA16 gene encoding translation machinery-associated protein 16, translating into MPKAVKSKGGQEKKVIHPYSRKAAQLTKEANKQEKKEKLKNEKAVRLSVVGEKLLWFQSHLDPNRMEYTKQDACELLESYLQRFCDELEQIELRNSIKGRKARQHSARETFIRQTMERERQLYEGYGLEIPDIVNCKHLKMFRDWDGDLKKLPNIKMRKITNQDALCSTMEKTSEEAEIDLNATKTTD; encoded by the exons CCCAAAGCAGTGAAGAGCAAAGGAGGGCAGGAGAAGAAAGTCATCCATCCTTACAGTAGGAAAGCTGCCCAACTTAcaaaagaagcaaacaaacaagagaaaaaagaaaa gCTGAAAAATGAAAAGGCTGTTCGTCTCAGCGTTGTAG GTGAGAAATTGCTTTGGTTTCAAAGTCACCTTGATCCCAACAGAATGGAATATACTAAACAAGACGCCTGTGAACTATTAGAAAG TTATTTGCAACGATTCTGTGATGAACTGGAACAGATTGAACTGCGGAATAGCattaaaggaaggaaagcaagacaaCACAGTGCTAGAGAAACATTCATCAGACAGACTATGGAACGTGAAAGGCAGCTATACGAAGGATACGGACTAG AGATTCCTGACATTGTGAACTGCAAGCACCTTAAGATGTTCAG AGACTGGGATGGTGACCTAAAGAAACTGCCAAATATTAAAATGAGAAAGATTACAAATCAAGATGCCTTATGCAGTACGATGGAGAAGACAAGCGAGGAAGCTGAAATAGACCTGAATGCAACCAAAACCACAGACTGA